The proteins below come from a single Stomoxys calcitrans chromosome 1, idStoCalc2.1, whole genome shotgun sequence genomic window:
- the LOC131994180 gene encoding uncharacterized protein LOC131994180, which produces MNLKIKSVLFLIITLTSLSSIWAQDTEGTIKRQQQLAIDILLLKNDINSLNENLNSLKQRHNQQTEHIKKVKTLYGQTENILDHCHVNKAFSDFATTTSEIKQKVGGIINDNYDKHTSKLNQTLQYLNKLSVGCGAGESQVLIDLQRQIEEKLLKLKGFEQRLKQLQENSSNIAIQEEMQPLAELLNEIISKLATQEDKLKNFESVQPAIQNSLENIEAIKKKEVAQCHQKKCIAEKISKLREK; this is translated from the exons ATGAATCTCAAAATTAAAAGTGTGCTTTTCCTAATTATAACTTTAACAAGCTTATCCTCAATATGGGCACAAGATACTGAAGGAACAATTAAAAGACAACAACAATTAGCGATTGATATACTGCTATTGAAAAATGATATCAATAGTctcaatgaaaatttaaactcTTTAAAACAACG TCATAATCAGCAAACTGAACACATAAAGAAGGTGAAAACTTTGTATGGTCAAACTGAAAACATTCTTGATCATTGCCATGTCAATAAGGCCTTCAGTGACTTCGCCACCACAACgagtgaaataaaacaaaaagttggAGGAATTATAAACGACAATTACGATAAGCATACCAGCAAATTAAACCAAACAttacaatatttaaataaattatcgGTTGGTTGTGGTGCAGGAGAAAGCCAGGTCCTAATAGATCTACagaggcaaattgaagaaaaattattGAAGTTGAAAGGATTTGAGCAACGACTTAAACAACTACAAGAGAACTCCAGTAACATAGCGATTCAAGAAGAAATGCAGCCACTTGCAGAGCTGCTCAATGAAATCATTTCTAAGTTAGCTACTCAAGAAGATAAGCTTAAGAATTTCGAATCTGTTCAGCCTGCTATACAAAATTCCTTAGAAAACATTGAAGCCATAAAGAAAAAAGAAGTCGCACAGTGTCATCAAAAGAAATGTATTGCTGAAAAGATTTCGAAATtgagagaaaaataa